GCAGCCTCTGCTTTCTGCTGGCCTGCAAAAAACCTGAATTTGAAAGAAACCGTTATGTATGACTATCTATCTGATTTTATTATTAATGAATAGCAAAACAATTCTATTCTAGACGGCAATGGCTCCAGGGAAAGGAAAGGGTCGGGATACTTCCCGGATGACCCTGAAATTATTGAAGGCTCATGCCCTGGGCGCTTCGTTCCAGGCGGAGGTCAGCCTCTCTCATGAGGGAGAGGGCCTTGTCGTATTCCCTCAGGGCCTCTCCCTGGCGTTGGCTCTGAAAGTAGAGTTCCCCGAGTCTATACCTTGCCTCGTAATCATCTGAACGGATCCGGTTGTAAGCCTCAAGCCGCCTGATGGCCCGCTGCAAATCGCCTTTCATCGCATAGACCTCGGCGCTTCCCTTGAGGGCTTCCGGGTTCGCCGGGTCCACCCTCAGGGCCTTCTCAAAAAACCGGAGGGCTGACTCAGGCATGTCAAGCCACAAAGCCCGATTCCCCAATTCAGCCAAAAGCCCTGAATCGCCGGGGTATTCCTTGGCCAAACATCTGTATACCTCCAGGGCCTTCCGCTCCTTTCCGGTGAGCTCATAGGCCCTTGCCAGCATCATTCCCTCCTCCCGATCGAGAACCTTTGACGACCCAAAGGACTGAAGATACTTAAGTGCCCTTTGACCGTCCCCCCGATCCAAATAGGCCCGGGCCAAAAGAAGGACTTCTTCCTTCTCTATGCCCCCCGAGGCCGCCAGGATTTCCAGCGTTTGGATCATCTTTCCGGTATCTCCTGTCCATTCATAGGCCTGAACGAGCATCCTCAAGAGGGATGGATCCCCGGCACGAAGTTTCCGTGCCCTTTCCAGATACCGGACGCCCTCCAGTGGCCGCCCGGCTTCCAGGTAGCTTTTTCCTGCAATCACTGCCTTCCGGTAATCAGAGGGATCCCCGTCTGAGATCTCTCCCCGGAGCCGGGCCGCCTCACCGGGCCGATTGGTCCAAAGGGCCAAACGGATCAGGTTCTCCGTGAAAGACGAATTTTCGGGATGGGCCTGGTGAAGCCGGCTATAGATAGCATAGGCCTCCTCCGGGAGCCCTGCTTCTTCACAATACAAGGCCGCCTCCCTCTGGATTTCCAGGTCCCGGGGCCGGTCCTTTGCAAGGGCGAGGAAAAGCCTTGCTGCCTCCACGCCCTGATTGTTCCACAGATACAGCTTCGCCAATTGCCTGAGGGCCTCTTCATCCTTCGGTTTCAGTCTGAGGTAGTCCCGATAGGCATTGATGGCCCTTCTCTCCTTCCCCAGGCCGAGAAACATCTCCGCCACCCGCAATATTAAACGGGCGTCCCCCGGGTGTCGTTTGCGGGCCAGCAGAACAGCCTCTGAGAGGATAGGCTCCTTGCCCCAGGCCTCGGCCGCATCCAGCATCCGAAGGGTATTCGCGCGGCTTTTGGGTTGGAGGGCCGCTATCCGCTTGAAGACCGAGTAGGCCCGCTCCGGTCGGCCTATAGAAAGGTAGGTCTCCCCGATCCTTTTCAAGAGTCTTATGTCCCCGGGGCTCTGCTTCCGGGCCAGGGAGAGGGCCGATTCCAGGATGCCCCGGTCCCTGGTGGCCTCGGCCGCATCCAGCAGGGTTTCAAGGGTCTCTCTCCCCCCGGGAGACCCTTCCACCGCCATCTTGAGGACGGCATAGGCCTTGCGGGGCTTCCCCGTCCAAAGGTAAATCTCCCCCGCCCTCTCCAGGATTTTGGGGTCCCCGGGCTTGAGGGAAACCGCCTTTCCAACGGCCTCCTCAACGATGCCCGGATCGCCCGTGGCAAGGGCGATATCGAGAAGTTCCAAGACCACGCTCGATTCTCCCTTTGATCTCTCTGCCAACTCCCGGGCCAGGGGATAGGCCTCCCTGGGGCCGGGGGCGGCTTCAAAGGCCTCCCGCAGGGCCAGCAGG
This region of Deltaproteobacteria bacterium genomic DNA includes:
- a CDS encoding tetratricopeptide repeat protein: MEKPAALEVPIRGYTRLSIQTFKAWQILGFLLALGILAALIFPRQEMLVSFYVKKGLTDKALEELHRILKKDPRNISALLMVSELLEKKGEIPRSIKALERASRYRPGDPEILERLVHAYEWDRRPEKALRTLETLAVLRPDRLQVFSKLIDYYRYLGRPDMEVDAIVSFIRAAEKRPVEEQFPQLHLEGLEERISRNTLFTALTTEMESLSGKWISGPKDPLLGELLKGLYLLRFNEARTLALARDEREAGIGGEEGGLTRALELFVSTGKLEVGEEFAAYMDRAFGKGYDSRMKFATVLRWNGFSSMALKIVQALDRQFPGNPEILMALAETAREAGNFRVALAASRKLLKHRKDASDIYLLALREAFEAAPGPREAYPLARELAERSKGESSVVLELLDIALATGDPGIVEEAVGKAVSLKPGDPKILERAGEIYLWTGKPRKAYAVLKMAVEGSPGGRETLETLLDAAEATRDRGILESALSLARKQSPGDIRLLKRIGETYLSIGRPERAYSVFKRIAALQPKSRANTLRMLDAAEAWGKEPILSEAVLLARKRHPGDARLILRVAEMFLGLGKERRAINAYRDYLRLKPKDEEALRQLAKLYLWNNQGVEAARLFLALAKDRPRDLEIQREAALYCEEAGLPEEAYAIYSRLHQAHPENSSFTENLIRLALWTNRPGEAARLRGEISDGDPSDYRKAVIAGKSYLEAGRPLEGVRYLERARKLRAGDPSLLRMLVQAYEWTGDTGKMIQTLEILAASGGIEKEEVLLLARAYLDRGDGQRALKYLQSFGSSKVLDREEGMMLARAYELTGKERKALEVYRCLAKEYPGDSGLLAELGNRALWLDMPESALRFFEKALRVDPANPEALKGSAEVYAMKGDLQRAIRRLEAYNRIRSDDYEARYRLGELYFQSQRQGEALREYDKALSLMREADLRLERSAQGMSLQ